One genomic segment of Helianthus annuus cultivar XRQ/B chromosome 14, HanXRQr2.0-SUNRISE, whole genome shotgun sequence includes these proteins:
- the LOC110909230 gene encoding probable glycosyltransferase At5g03795 gives MSAAKPPAMPFTAINTKQALILILSTLTLLTLIYISSNSLGSTYSYPSPTITTTTIPTASSSTLKEDAEFSDVYHTPDVFRLNYAEMLKRFKVYIYPDGDPKTFYQTPRKLTGKYASEGYFFQNIRESRFRTEDPDEAHLFFIPISCHKMRGKGTSYENMTIIVQNYVDGLISKYPYWNRTLGADHFFVTCHDVGVRATEGLPLLVKNSIRAVCSPSYDVGFIPHKDIALPQVLQPFALPRGGNDIENRTTLGFWAGHRNSRIRVILARTWENDTELDISNNRINRASGHLVYQKRFYRTKFCICPGGSQVNSARIADSIHYGCIPVILSNYYDLPFNDILDWSKFSVILKEKDVYDLKQILKDISNEQFVTLHNNLVQVQKHFQWNTPPIPYDAFHMVMYDLWLRHSVIKY, from the exons ATGTCGGCGGCGAAGCCTCCTGCAATGCCGTTCACCGCCATCAACACAAAACAAGCATTAATCCTAATCCTCTCAACCCTAACCCTACTTACACTCATTTACATCTCCTCCAATTCCTTAGGCTCCACATATTCGTATCCTTCaccaacaataacaacaacaacaatacctACTGCTTCCAGTTCTACACTCAAG GAGGATGCTGAATTTTCGGATGTGTATCATACACCGGATGTGTTTAGGTTGAATTATGCTGAGATGTTGAAGAGGTTTAAGGTGTACATATATCCGGATGGCGATCCGAAGACGTTTTATCAGACGCCGAGGAAGCTTACTGGAAAGTATGCAAGTGAGGGCTACTTTTTTCAGAATATTAGAGAGAGTAGGTTTAGGACTGAAGATCCGGATGAAGCTCACTTGTTTTTCATACCGATTTCTTGTCATAAGATGCGAGGGAAG GGAACTTCATATGAAAACATGACTATCATCGTACAAAATTACGTAGATGGTTTAATATCAAAGTATCCTTATTGGAACAGAACACTGGGTGCTGATCATTTTTTTGTCACTTGCCACGATGTTGGTGTAAGGGCGACAGAGGGGCTTCCGTTGCTTGTTAAGAATTCAATACGAGCTGTGTGTTCCCCAAGTTATGATGTTGGGTTTATCCCCCACAAAGATATCGCTCTTCCTCAAGTACTGCAGCCTTTTGCTCTTCCACGTGGCGGAAATGatattgaaaacag AACGACACTTGGTTTCTGGGCTGGTCATAGGAATTCCAGAATCAGAGTGATCTTGGCTCGCACGTGGGAGAACGACACAGAACTTGATATATCAAACAACAGAATAAATAGGGCTTCTGGGCATCTTGTATATCAAAAGAGATTTTATAGAACCAAATTCTGCATATGTCCCGGTGGTTCACAGGTGAACAGTGCCCGCATAGCAGATTCAATCCATTATGGTTGTATTCCAG TAATTCTGTCCAATTACTATGATCTGCCATTCAACGATATTCTTGATTGGAGTAAATTTTCGGTCATACTCAAGGAGAAAGACGTGTATGACCTAAAGCAAATTCTCAAGGACATATCCAACGAACAATTTGTCACTCTCCACAACAATTTAGTGCAG